The Microbacterium horticulturae region TTGTCGAGCTGCGCCTTCTTGCCGTCGGCGGAGATGAGGTCCGCCCCGTTGGCCTTGGCCCACAGCGGCAGGAACTCCGGCAGCTTGCTGTCGACGCCGATCACGGTCAGCTTGCCGCCGTCGGTCTTCGTCATCTTCTTCGCGGCGTTCGCCATGGCCTCCCAGTTCGACCCGTTGACGTCCGCGATCGTGAGCCCGGCGGCCTTCAGCAGCTTCGCGTCGGCCATCGTCAGCTGGATCGTGTTGAACTCCGGAATGCCGTAGACGGTGCCGTCGAGAGTGACCTGGGCCAATGCCGACGGCACGAACGCGTGGGTGTCGATCCCCTCGCCGCTCACGCAGTCGGTCAGCGGGACGATGGCTCCGCGCGCGGCGAGTGATCCGATCTGGTTACGACTGGCGTAGATGATGTCGGGGGGAGAGCCTGTGGCGACGGCCGAGAGGAACTGCTGCAGGTCGAGATCGCCCTTGATGAGCTTGAGTGTCACCCCGCTCATGTTCTTCTCCGCGAGGTCCATGCGGGCGGTGGCGACCTCGTCGCCACCGGAGAAGCCCATCACCGTCAGTTTCCCGCTGACCTTGTCGTTCTTCGAGAAGGAACTCTGCGGCTTGGCCTTGTCGCCCGTGCCCACGGCGCAACCCGCGGTTCCGGCGACGAGCGCCGCCATGAGCGCCAGCGCGCACGCCGTGCGCGGCATCCGTCGTTCCATGCTCCACCTCCCGTGCCATGTCGCCTTCAGCGGCGATAGTCGACGGTAGGGACGGGGGCAAGAAGGGGGGAGGGGCTTGACGGCGGAAGGGAACGAGGGTATCCGCGAGAGTTCTCCTCGGCGATCTGTCAACCCCATAAGTGGGCGCTGTCCAGGGGCGTACCGTCGGCAGACCGCTCACATCGAAGAAAGGCAGATCATGACTCTCGCACGTGACATCATGACGCCCGCGCCGCGCTGCGTGGGCGAGAACGACACCCTTGTGGATGCCGCGAAGCTGATGGCTTCGCTGGACGTCGGCGCTCTTCCCATCTGTGGCGAAGACAAGCTGCTGAAGGGGATGGTCACCGACCGCGACATCGTCGTGCGGTGCCTTGCCGAGGGCGGCGACCCTTCGACCGCGACGGCCGGTTCGCTGGCCGAGGGCAAGCCGGTCACCATCGGCGCCGACGACGACGTCGAAGAGGCGATGACGGTCATGAGCCGTGAACAGGTGCGCCGGCTTCCCGTCATCGACGGGCATGACCTCGTCGGCATCATCAGCCAGGCTGACGTTGCGCGCGCCATGGCGCCGGCCGACACCGGCGAGACCGTTGCCGACATCTCGCAGTGAGCACGCGACCCCCGACGAGCGACCCTCAGGCGCCCGCCGGTGCCTGAGGGTCGGGCTCGGGCACGAGGTGCAGCCCGGCTGTGCCGTTGGCTATCGTGGCCAGCGCCTCAAGCCACGCGCCCGACAGTTGCGGGACGCGGCTGCCGTGGTACTTGAAGACGAGGGACGACGCGCTGCTCAGCCAGACCGTGGTGCGCCCGTCGCCGAGTGAGGCGTCCTCGCGCCAGGTGAACGCGAACGACTCGTTGCGGCGCAGCTTGTCGAGGATCACGACCTGCAGGTGGGCGAGCGCCCGGTCTTCGATCTCGACACCGACGGACTCCTGATAGGTGAACCTGCCCACGTCGACCTCCTGTGATCTTGTCGGGGCAGGCGGTCCCGGTCAGGAACGACGCCGGCGGCGGACCTCCGCGTCATGCTGGTCCTTCTCAGCCCCACGCTTGACAATATCGGGAGCAGAGTCGTCCGGTGCGCTTTCCGCGCCGTAGCCTTCCCGCTGCTCGGGGCTCGGGGGTGCGGCATCCCGCCGATCATCTTCTTTGTTGTGTCCCATGTGTGCAGGCTAGAACAATCTCTGCGGTCGGGAGTCGGGGATTGACAGATCGCCGAACCGCGTCGCGCCTGTCAAGCCCCTGGCGGCCACGCCCCTGGTGCGGTTGCATGAAGTCAGAGCGGGAGGACTGCGCCTCCCCTCAGCGACCAGAAGGTGGTGTGACCATGTCGAACCCGACCACAACACATGCGTCGTGGGGTGCCGGGCGCCCGCGCCTGATCGTCTCGCGGGAGGGCCTGCATCAAGAGCACGAGCTGGAGGGGGAACGGGTGGTGATCGGTTCGGGCGCCGACGCCGACATCCGCCTCGACGGGCTCGATGCGCTCGCGGGCGAGATCCGGCACGACGACCGCGACGAGTTCGTCTTCGTGCCGCATGCGCCAGGCGAGACGAACGCGCGGCTGCAGCCGCAGGAGGCCGCCGAGGGGCAGGACGGTGAGATCCTCCGCACGGGCGCCCGCTTCACGCTCGGGGACTGGACGTTCGTCTTCATGCGCGACGAATACGCCGACCATGGGCGCCCCTTCGGCGGCCGAGAGGGCGGCGAAGGCACGGAGCAGCCCGAGCAGCCGGAGCGGCCCGACTACGCCGCCGGCGAGGCCGGCGATCCCGACATGGAATCGGAACGAGGCTGAGGGGAGCTTTTCGTTCGGGTGCGCATAAGGTGGCCGTATGGGCACCATGTATTACGGCGGGCCGAGCACGCCCATTCACATTGAAGACAGAGCGCTCGCGCACCTGAAAGTCGTCATCGCCACCAAGCTGAGGCGCGGTGAGAGCTTCACGCTTTCGTGGCAGCATCCCGATGACGAGCCGCGCGGACGGTCGACGGTCTGGCTGGCTCCGTCCATCCCGCTGCGGTTCGTCTTCGACGACCCCGAGCCTCCCGAGTTGAGTCGGGAGTGGATCCACGATCTGGCCAACTCGGCGAACACGTCAGGCGGCATCCAGCTTGTCGCCGAGCATCTCGACACCGGGCCCGTCGCCGTCGAGGCCACGACGGCGGGTGAGGCTCCGCGGTCCCTGCCCGAGCTGTGAGTCAGGGGATCTCACCGATCGCCATAGGCTCACCCGGGTGCTCGACGGGCTCGGGTACGACGTAGAGGCCCGAGGTGGAGTTCGCGGTGTAGGCCAGCGCGTCGATCCACGCCGGGTTCAGCGGGGGCAGGCGACTTCCGTAGAACTTGTAGACGAGCGACGACTGCGGGTGCAGCCAGACGCTCGTACGGCCGTCGCCAATGCTTGCGTCGTCGCGCCAGCTGAAGGGGAACGGCTCGCCGCGGCGGAGCTTGCTGCTGATCACGAGCTGCAAGTGGGCGAGTATGCGGTCTTCGATGTCGACCCGCACCGCCCCTTCGTAGATGAACTTTCCCATGTGAGCCCTCTCGGCGGCCTGGTCGCCACTGTCTCTCTTCTCACCGTGACGGGGTATGGGGTTGACAGCGTACGTGCCCGGTGTCAGGCCCCCGGGCCTCGGCCGGCGTCGAAGCGATCGGCGTAGCGTGGGGCCGCCTCGTCCACGAGTTCGTCGCTCAGGCGGGCCACCGGAAGGACGGCACGCAGAAGGGGCTCGCAGTCGGGACCCCGGCCGACCTCCCGCCCGGTGAGGACCCAGGCGAAGCGGTCGGGGTTGTGTTCCTGCAGCTCCTGGTACTGACAGATCTGGCGGGCGAGCCAGT contains the following coding sequences:
- a CDS encoding ABC transporter substrate-binding protein, which encodes MERRMPRTACALALMAALVAGTAGCAVGTGDKAKPQSSFSKNDKVSGKLTVMGFSGGDEVATARMDLAEKNMSGVTLKLIKGDLDLQQFLSAVATGSPPDIIYASRNQIGSLAARGAIVPLTDCVSGEGIDTHAFVPSALAQVTLDGTVYGIPEFNTIQLTMADAKLLKAAGLTIADVNGSNWEAMANAAKKMTKTDGGKLTVIGVDSKLPEFLPLWAKANGADLISADGKKAQLDNPKVVEALTWAVSIYNDEGGFSKVKAYRDSADFFGKGNQFATDVLGAMPMEQWYVNVLNDVSPKAPMAFDTVRDRSGQTLAYASGSAWAIPAGSKNPEAACRWARLMTSTDAWKAAADARIAARDKDGKPFTGILTGSTTADKMIEGMVTSGGEPWDTAVSKMYEANAHTFSLPANPADAEFTTALQDAVNSVLNGQDTPKDALQKAQQTAQKALDDGWAQLEKKG
- a CDS encoding CBS domain-containing protein, translating into MTLARDIMTPAPRCVGENDTLVDAAKLMASLDVGALPICGEDKLLKGMVTDRDIVVRCLAEGGDPSTATAGSLAEGKPVTIGADDDVEEAMTVMSREQVRRLPVIDGHDLVGIISQADVARAMAPADTGETVADISQ
- a CDS encoding ATP-dependent DNA ligase, with amino-acid sequence MGRFTYQESVGVEIEDRALAHLQVVILDKLRRNESFAFTWREDASLGDGRTTVWLSSASSLVFKYHGSRVPQLSGAWLEALATIANGTAGLHLVPEPDPQAPAGA
- a CDS encoding FHA domain-containing protein, coding for MSNPTTTHASWGAGRPRLIVSREGLHQEHELEGERVVIGSGADADIRLDGLDALAGEIRHDDRDEFVFVPHAPGETNARLQPQEAAEGQDGEILRTGARFTLGDWTFVFMRDEYADHGRPFGGREGGEGTEQPEQPERPDYAAGEAGDPDMESERG
- a CDS encoding ATP-dependent DNA ligase, which gives rise to MGKFIYEGAVRVDIEDRILAHLQLVISSKLRRGEPFPFSWRDDASIGDGRTSVWLHPQSSLVYKFYGSRLPPLNPAWIDALAYTANSTSGLYVVPEPVEHPGEPMAIGEIP